A region from the Paenibacillus humicola genome encodes:
- a CDS encoding glycoside hydrolase family 88/105 protein, with translation MSYFPEQDSIYRRCGDNIEGALTAVAERYIGSAPKHPPVYRVFCENGFKRGGDTRYEFDLAAKCGHARDLQFVFVWGKLWSDQEADGNFSVSCFGPLHIFVNGEPAFRSNIQHESFPDRKYGVGVKLRQGWNHFVLRFMKTAAGFGGRFGSGSAKRPVHFLAPSPEREGQEGWIFSEPTDAGTIDVWPAEGVAEPATDVRWGPSPDWNETELRSGQLARMFGTVPGRFAYGRAKLRVTSARSRTITLRGEAAGSIAIYVNGDRVYSRKAIAGGDAAAGGDGPTAVPFDCPVTLSYGDHELIVESECPPAGGWGFCLVAETGEEGDGSTGGGIRIIPAQLVEGADRDDPWMYAGPFGGFDAERLQQLRSMHAPFAGADGEIYWRVDRPGCQIRAYLENPLYGHWNYPLGVTLYGLLQTGLELGRDDYVDYTADHIRLATSNDRYALWDRERYGAAGINPLLSAIDSLDDCGSFGATTLAAMKVRELEGARAAVDRIALYIRFEQDRQPDGALYREHGSVEFMKDTMWCDNLYMSTPFMIRYYELTGDTAYLDDAASQFLLYRKYLFMEGTKVMSHVYDFKYDHPNGVPWGRGNGWVLFSLAELLTVIPERHAKQPELLSFFRELCEGYLRLQGVNGLWHQVLNIPESYEESSCTSMFVYAFAMGVRCGWLSEPEPYIAAVGKGWEGLTRISIDKQGNVFGVCRGSGYSFSPLYYKDELSWNLNDTHGIGIVLLAGVETLRMRRHLAAMQRQETAAG, from the coding sequence GTGAGCTATTTTCCGGAGCAGGATTCGATCTATCGCCGGTGCGGGGACAACATCGAAGGCGCGCTGACCGCCGTCGCGGAGCGCTACATCGGCTCGGCCCCGAAGCATCCGCCCGTGTACCGGGTGTTCTGCGAGAACGGCTTCAAGCGGGGCGGCGACACCCGTTACGAGTTCGATTTGGCGGCAAAATGCGGACATGCGCGCGATCTGCAGTTCGTCTTCGTCTGGGGCAAGCTGTGGAGCGATCAGGAGGCGGACGGGAACTTCAGCGTCAGCTGCTTCGGTCCGCTGCATATTTTCGTCAACGGGGAACCGGCGTTCCGGTCGAACATTCAGCATGAGTCGTTCCCGGACCGCAAATATGGCGTCGGCGTCAAGCTGCGCCAAGGCTGGAACCATTTCGTGCTGCGTTTCATGAAGACGGCGGCCGGCTTCGGCGGCCGCTTCGGCTCCGGTTCCGCCAAACGGCCCGTCCATTTTCTTGCGCCTTCGCCGGAGCGGGAAGGGCAGGAGGGCTGGATCTTCAGCGAGCCGACGGACGCCGGAACGATTGACGTCTGGCCGGCGGAAGGCGTGGCGGAGCCGGCTACAGACGTGAGGTGGGGACCGAGCCCGGACTGGAACGAGACCGAACTCCGCAGCGGCCAGCTGGCGAGAATGTTCGGCACGGTACCGGGACGGTTCGCGTACGGGCGGGCGAAGCTGCGCGTAACCTCCGCGCGGAGCCGGACGATAACGCTTCGGGGCGAAGCGGCCGGTTCGATTGCGATCTATGTGAACGGCGACCGCGTCTATTCGCGCAAAGCGATTGCGGGAGGCGATGCGGCTGCAGGCGGTGACGGGCCGACTGCCGTTCCGTTCGATTGTCCGGTTACGCTTTCATACGGCGATCATGAGCTAATCGTCGAATCCGAGTGCCCCCCGGCAGGCGGATGGGGGTTTTGTCTGGTGGCGGAGACGGGCGAGGAGGGAGACGGCAGTACCGGCGGCGGTATCCGGATTATTCCGGCGCAGCTCGTAGAGGGCGCTGACCGGGACGATCCTTGGATGTATGCCGGACCGTTTGGCGGCTTCGACGCCGAGCGGCTGCAGCAGCTTCGCAGCATGCATGCACCGTTTGCCGGCGCCGACGGCGAGATCTACTGGCGGGTCGACCGGCCCGGCTGCCAGATCCGCGCCTACCTGGAAAATCCGCTGTACGGCCACTGGAATTATCCTCTCGGCGTTACGCTTTACGGCCTGCTGCAAACCGGGCTCGAGCTCGGCCGGGACGATTACGTCGACTATACGGCCGACCATATCCGGCTGGCGACTTCGAATGACCGGTACGCGCTGTGGGACCGGGAGCGGTACGGGGCGGCCGGCATCAATCCGCTGCTCTCGGCAATCGACAGCCTCGACGACTGCGGCTCCTTCGGCGCAACGACATTGGCGGCGATGAAGGTGCGCGAGCTGGAAGGAGCCAGGGCAGCGGTCGACCGGATCGCGCTGTACATCCGCTTCGAGCAGGACCGGCAGCCGGACGGCGCGCTGTACCGGGAGCACGGCAGCGTGGAGTTTATGAAGGATACGATGTGGTGCGACAATTTGTACATGAGCACGCCGTTCATGATCCGGTACTACGAGCTGACGGGAGATACGGCGTATTTGGACGATGCGGCTTCGCAGTTTTTGCTTTACAGGAAATATTTGTTTATGGAAGGAACGAAAGTCATGTCCCATGTGTACGATTTCAAATATGACCATCCGAACGGGGTGCCGTGGGGGAGGGGGAACGGCTGGGTGCTGTTCTCGCTTGCGGAGCTGCTGACCGTAATTCCGGAGCGGCATGCGAAGCAGCCCGAGCTGCTTTCGTTCTTCCGGGAGCTGTGCGAGGGTTACTTGAGGCTGCAGGGCGTGAACGGGCTGTGGCATCAGGTGCTGAACATCCCCGAATCGTACGAGGAATCGTCCTGCACATCGATGTTTGTCTACGCGTTTGCCATGGGCGTCCGCTGCGGCTGGCTGTCCGAGCCCGAGCCTTATATCGCGGCGGTCGGCAAAGGCTGGGAAGGGCTGACGCGCATCTCGATCGACAAGCAGGGCAACGTGTTCGGGGTTTGCCGGGGGTCCGGTTATTCCTTCTCGCCGTTGTACTACAAGGACGAGCTGTCCTGGAATCTGAACGATACCCACGGGATCGGGATCGTGCTGCTGGCCGGGGTCGAAACGTTACGGATGCGGCGGCATTTGGCGGCCATGCAGCGTCAGGAAACGGCGGCGGGATAG
- a CDS encoding oligogalacturonate lyase family protein, whose protein sequence is MPSGKGTVWPSEWKTAQDPASGLPVLQMTDYAAHSHHLYFTENGWYDNGGKLLLVSDRGNATNLYSMDMKTGDMTQLTDLTGRTDGLGACLNPEGTRLYYKNRRRIVELDLHTLEERILYECPEGFNLGSQSVTADGKHIISVHSENLSHRIRIDLGNGYVGHREVMEANPLSKIMKVPVDGGEAETVLQDRSWIGHINTSPTVPHLITFCHEGPWHLVDHRIWVCDLRDGSARRIRERFEPQEKVGHEYWLEDGVQVGYHGFREDGTAFIGKIHHDGTGMEEVEFRFRNWHAQSNDFNQVVVDGRDPLTLMIYWKRMNGAFVGPKILCEHRCSFHVQKVHAHPRFSPDGKRLVYTSDRNGYGNLYMIELPEDPGALPDYVPAGSAG, encoded by the coding sequence ATGCCGAGCGGAAAAGGAACGGTATGGCCGTCGGAATGGAAAACGGCGCAGGACCCTGCATCGGGGCTTCCCGTTCTGCAAATGACCGATTACGCGGCCCACAGCCATCATTTGTATTTTACCGAAAACGGCTGGTATGACAACGGCGGGAAGCTGCTGCTCGTCTCCGACCGGGGCAACGCCACGAACCTGTACAGCATGGATATGAAAACCGGCGACATGACGCAGCTGACCGACTTGACCGGGCGGACCGACGGTCTTGGCGCATGTCTGAATCCCGAGGGAACGCGGCTGTATTACAAAAACCGGCGCCGGATCGTCGAGCTGGATTTGCACACGCTTGAGGAACGCATACTGTACGAATGCCCGGAAGGGTTTAACCTCGGCAGCCAAAGCGTCACGGCCGACGGGAAGCATATCATTTCCGTCCACTCGGAAAATCTGTCGCACCGGATCCGCATCGATCTCGGCAACGGCTATGTCGGCCACCGGGAAGTGATGGAAGCCAACCCGCTCTCGAAAATCATGAAGGTGCCCGTCGACGGCGGCGAAGCGGAAACGGTGCTGCAGGACCGCAGCTGGATCGGCCACATTAACACGTCGCCGACGGTGCCGCATCTGATCACCTTTTGCCATGAAGGGCCCTGGCATCTGGTCGACCACCGGATCTGGGTCTGCGATCTGCGGGACGGCAGCGCCCGGCGGATCCGCGAGCGGTTCGAGCCGCAGGAGAAGGTCGGCCACGAATATTGGCTGGAGGACGGCGTACAGGTCGGCTATCACGGCTTTCGCGAGGACGGCACGGCCTTCATCGGCAAAATCCATCACGACGGAACCGGCATGGAAGAGGTCGAGTTCCGTTTTCGCAATTGGCATGCGCAGTCGAACGATTTCAATCAGGTTGTCGTCGACGGGCGGGATCCGCTGACCTTGATGATTTACTGGAAAAGGATGAACGGCGCGTTCGTCGGCCCGAAAATTCTGTGCGAGCACCGCTGCAGCTTCCATGTGCAGAAGGTGCATGCGCATCCGCGCTTCAGCCCGGACGGCAAGCGGCTCGTCTATACGAGCGATCGCAACGGCTACGGCAATCTGTATATGATCGAGCTGCCGGAAGATCCCGGCGCACTGCCGGATTATGTCCCTGCCGGGAGTGCCGGTTAA
- a CDS encoding rhamnogalacturonan acetylesterase: protein MNGQDRPVVFLAGDSTVQTYSREHAPQAGWGQFIGRYFTDGVRFDNRAIGGRSSKTFITEGRLDALAETMKPGDWLLVQMGHNDATASRPERYTDPHTDYKRYLAEYAAAARARGATPVFVTPVGRLHYEDGSFQNDFAAYCCAMKEVAERENAPLIDLMALSLAYYTSVGYAEAESFFMIVVNGTDRTHFTEKGADVIAGLVADGVKGLNIDLSRFVR from the coding sequence ATGAACGGACAGGATCGACCCGTCGTCTTTCTTGCAGGCGACTCCACCGTGCAGACGTATTCGCGCGAGCACGCGCCCCAGGCCGGATGGGGACAGTTTATCGGCCGATATTTTACGGACGGCGTGCGGTTCGATAACCGCGCCATCGGAGGTCGCAGCTCGAAGACGTTCATTACGGAAGGGCGGCTGGACGCGCTGGCGGAGACGATGAAGCCTGGCGACTGGCTGCTCGTCCAGATGGGGCATAACGACGCCACCGCGAGCCGGCCGGAACGGTACACCGATCCGCACACCGACTATAAGCGGTATCTTGCCGAATATGCGGCGGCCGCACGCGCCCGCGGAGCGACGCCGGTGTTCGTGACGCCGGTCGGCCGGCTTCATTACGAGGACGGCTCGTTTCAGAACGATTTTGCGGCCTACTGCTGTGCGATGAAGGAAGTGGCGGAGCGGGAGAACGCTCCGCTGATCGATTTAATGGCGCTCAGCCTTGCGTATTATACGTCGGTCGGCTATGCGGAAGCGGAGAGCTTCTTCATGATTGTCGTCAACGGTACCGATCGGACCCATTTTACCGAGAAGGGCGCGGACGTGATCGCCGGGCTCGTTGCGGACGGCGTGAAGGGACTGAACATCGATCTGTCCCGCTTTGTTCGATAA
- a CDS encoding rhamnogalacturonan lyase: MEALGRGLIAVKTARGVYAGWRLLGGEADKGVAFNLYRDGIRVNAEPLTGATNLTDADGTLESVYRVCAVVDGAEMPPSAEAFVWEKPYHAVPLQKPDGSVTPDGIAYEYSANDAGVGDVDGDGEYEIVLKWDPSNSHDNAHDGYTGNVYLDCYRLDGTLLWRIDLGRNIRAGAHYTQFLVYDLDGDGRAELVCKTADGTTDGTGAVIGDADADYRNERGFIVEGPEYLTVFEGLTGRALATVPYVPPRGDIRAWGDGDGNRVDRFLACVAYLDGERPSIVMCRGYYTRSVLAAFDWRNGELTPRWVFDSDDGVHAAYAGQGNHSVSVADVDGDGCDEIVYGSCVVDHDGAGLYSTGLGHGDAMHVGKLVPGRPGLQVFQVHETPSASGIEMHDAGTGELLWGAPSKYDVGRGLCADIDPRFEGEECWAARKLFTAQGELISDTSIPSSVNFAIWWDGDLLRELLDRNRIDKWDYEGMRTVNLLTADGCASNNGTKATPCLQADLLGDWREEAVWRAEDSRELRIYTTTDETEHRIYTLMHDPVYRLSIAWQNVAYNQPPHPGFHLGVGMAEPPVPAIYTVPDTNLKERVNG; this comes from the coding sequence ATGGAAGCGCTCGGCCGTGGGCTGATCGCCGTCAAAACGGCGCGGGGCGTCTATGCCGGCTGGCGCCTGCTCGGCGGCGAAGCGGATAAAGGGGTCGCGTTCAATCTGTACCGCGACGGCATCCGGGTAAACGCCGAACCGTTAACGGGCGCCACGAATCTGACGGACGCGGACGGAACGCTGGAGTCGGTCTATCGCGTATGCGCGGTTGTGGACGGCGCTGAAATGCCGCCTTCGGCGGAGGCGTTCGTCTGGGAAAAGCCGTATCATGCGGTCCCGCTGCAGAAGCCGGACGGAAGCGTAACGCCGGACGGTATCGCATACGAATACAGCGCCAATGACGCCGGCGTCGGCGACGTGGACGGCGATGGGGAGTACGAAATCGTGTTGAAGTGGGACCCGTCCAACTCGCACGACAACGCGCATGACGGTTATACCGGCAATGTCTATCTCGACTGCTACCGGCTGGACGGGACGCTGCTGTGGCGCATCGACCTCGGCCGGAACATCCGCGCAGGCGCGCATTATACGCAGTTTCTCGTCTACGATCTGGACGGCGACGGCCGGGCGGAGCTCGTTTGCAAAACGGCGGACGGGACGACGGACGGAACCGGCGCCGTCATCGGCGACGCGGATGCGGATTACCGCAACGAACGGGGCTTTATCGTGGAAGGGCCCGAATATTTGACCGTATTCGAGGGGCTGACCGGCCGGGCGCTGGCGACGGTCCCGTATGTCCCCCCGCGCGGCGATATACGCGCCTGGGGCGACGGGGACGGCAACCGGGTCGACCGGTTCCTCGCCTGTGTCGCGTATCTTGACGGCGAGCGCCCGAGCATCGTCATGTGCCGGGGCTATTACACCCGGTCGGTGCTGGCCGCCTTCGACTGGCGGAACGGCGAGCTTACCCCGCGCTGGGTATTCGACAGCGACGACGGCGTCCATGCCGCTTATGCCGGTCAAGGCAATCACAGCGTCAGCGTCGCGGATGTGGACGGCGACGGCTGCGACGAAATCGTGTACGGCTCCTGCGTCGTCGACCACGACGGCGCCGGCTTGTACTCGACCGGGCTCGGCCACGGCGACGCGATGCACGTCGGCAAGCTCGTTCCGGGAAGGCCGGGCCTGCAGGTTTTCCAGGTGCACGAGACCCCGTCGGCGTCCGGCATCGAGATGCACGACGCCGGAACGGGCGAGCTGCTGTGGGGAGCGCCGTCGAAGTACGACGTCGGCAGAGGCCTATGCGCGGACATCGATCCGCGTTTCGAAGGCGAGGAGTGCTGGGCGGCCCGCAAGCTGTTTACCGCCCAGGGAGAGCTGATCAGCGACACGTCCATTCCGTCGTCGGTCAATTTCGCCATCTGGTGGGACGGCGATCTGCTGCGGGAGCTGCTCGACCGGAACCGCATCGACAAATGGGATTATGAGGGGATGCGCACGGTTAATCTGCTGACGGCGGACGGCTGCGCTTCGAACAACGGCACCAAGGCGACGCCCTGCCTGCAGGCCGACCTGCTTGGCGACTGGCGGGAGGAAGCGGTGTGGCGCGCGGAGGACAGCCGCGAGCTGCGCATCTACACGACGACGGACGAAACGGAGCATCGCATTTATACGCTGATGCACGATCCGGTTTACCGGCTGTCCATCGCCTGGCAAAACGTCGCGTATAACCAGCCGCCTCATCCCGGCTTTCATCTCGGAGTCGGGATGGCGGAACCGCCGGTGCCGGCGATCTACACGGTGCCGGACACGAACTTGAAAGAGAGGGTTAACGGATGA
- a CDS encoding extracellular solute-binding protein encodes MVQAKMRYKLFLVGLVALTGLTACSSGGKSSDSPSSADSTNADGSGGSDGKPAPLKLDIMLPSFETDLAQKGSPVLKKLEEMTNTDITPVWVPATTYEDKFNITLASGKLPTIMAVLSKSASFVSAVQAGAFWEIGPYLKDYQYLSQANPIILNNSSINGKIYGIYRSRPLGRYGILYRKDWLKKVGLTEPKTVDDFYNMLKAFTEKDPDGDGKNDTYGLVASKDSTIWDIMGTWFGVPNKWGVDANGKLVPAHMTPQYMDALKFFRKLYEEKLINPDFAVLDPAKMDDPVKNSQAGVEVTVLDNTHRLETAYEDAHAGATDIFDAVGAVTGPDGKQHNLPTSGYAGMLAIPKSSVKTEDELKKVLTFLDSLNSKEEQTLIWAGLEGQNYTMKDNYIVRSTDEKIQANIQDLNQMLMGIPANNYLDVEQTPLRLKETNIMNANEKIVVPNPAEPLISKVYAQKGAQLDNIISDARIKFIVGQIDENGFKQAVDLWRSSGGDDYTAEINSLYEASQAKSK; translated from the coding sequence ATGGTTCAAGCAAAAATGAGGTACAAGCTGTTTCTGGTCGGACTTGTCGCGCTGACCGGTCTCACGGCATGCAGCAGCGGAGGCAAGTCCTCCGATTCGCCTTCATCCGCGGATTCGACAAACGCCGACGGCTCGGGCGGCAGCGACGGGAAGCCGGCGCCGCTCAAGCTGGATATCATGCTGCCGTCCTTCGAGACCGACCTGGCGCAGAAAGGCAGTCCTGTGTTGAAGAAATTGGAGGAAATGACAAATACAGATATAACGCCGGTTTGGGTGCCGGCCACCACCTATGAGGACAAGTTCAACATTACGCTCGCATCCGGCAAGCTGCCGACGATTATGGCGGTGCTGTCGAAGTCGGCCAGCTTCGTCAGCGCGGTGCAGGCTGGCGCGTTTTGGGAAATCGGTCCTTATCTGAAGGATTACCAGTACCTCAGCCAGGCGAATCCGATCATTTTGAACAACTCGTCCATCAACGGCAAAATTTACGGCATTTACCGTTCCCGCCCGCTCGGCCGTTACGGCATCCTGTACCGCAAGGACTGGCTGAAGAAGGTCGGCCTCACCGAGCCTAAGACGGTCGACGATTTTTACAACATGCTGAAAGCCTTTACCGAAAAGGACCCCGACGGAGACGGCAAAAACGACACGTACGGCCTTGTCGCCTCCAAGGACTCGACGATCTGGGACATTATGGGGACCTGGTTCGGCGTGCCGAACAAGTGGGGCGTGGACGCAAACGGGAAGCTCGTTCCGGCGCATATGACGCCGCAGTATATGGACGCGCTGAAATTTTTCCGCAAGCTGTATGAGGAGAAGCTGATCAATCCGGATTTCGCCGTCCTGGATCCGGCCAAAATGGACGATCCGGTCAAAAACTCCCAGGCCGGGGTGGAAGTGACCGTGCTCGACAATACGCACCGGCTGGAGACGGCTTACGAGGATGCGCATGCCGGCGCGACGGATATTTTCGACGCGGTTGGCGCCGTGACGGGGCCTGACGGCAAGCAGCACAACCTGCCGACGTCCGGCTACGCGGGCATGCTGGCCATTCCGAAATCGAGCGTGAAGACGGAGGACGAGCTGAAGAAGGTGCTGACGTTCCTCGATTCGCTCAACTCGAAGGAGGAGCAGACGCTGATCTGGGCCGGTCTCGAAGGACAGAACTATACGATGAAGGACAATTATATCGTCCGCAGCACCGATGAGAAAATTCAGGCGAATATTCAGGATTTGAACCAGATGCTGATGGGCATTCCGGCCAACAATTATTTGGACGTCGAGCAGACGCCGCTGCGGCTGAAGGAGACGAACATTATGAACGCGAACGAAAAAATCGTCGTGCCGAATCCGGCGGAGCCGCTTATCTCCAAGGTGTACGCCCAAAAAGGCGCGCAGCTCGACAACATCATCAGCGACGCACGGATCAAATTTATCGTCGGCCAAATCGACGAAAACGGCTTCAAGCAGGCGGTCGACCTGTGGCGCAGCAGCGGCGGCGACGATTATACGGCGGAAATCAACAGCCTCTATGAGGCGTCGCAAGCGAAGTCGAAATAA
- a CDS encoding glycosyl hydrolase, whose translation MIDQWRKQFEAPAAEFGPMPFWFWNDELSKEELIRQIREFHAKEVTGFVLHPRMGLPRSMPYMSEAYLELAEAAVAEAARLGMSVILYDEGMYPSGAANGLVVKQNPAFASRGLAMREFPCQAGPAVVPVGLEPDEELVSMLAYRKLPDGSVVPDSVTVLDWRAALSPGGGGGSVPFRAPDGDGWFAAVFVDTPSGGTIRGIHPGQDDGEPDAPRAADLLNEEAMRTFIALTHDAYYERLRDYFGGTVIAMFTDEPDLLGRRHKRGLRPWTRGFLAEYTAAGGGERDLPALWLEAGAGTAGIRGRFEDAVRARLTRTYYRPLAQWCEAHGIALTGHPAGSGDIGLLEHFHIPGQDVVWRWIAPEDGKALDGPHTVLAKCASDAARHRGRRRNLNECFGVCGKESGWALTADNMKWYLDWLFVRGTNLIVPHAFYYSIRGERRDERPPDVGPNNIWWPHYEQFARYIKRMSWLMTDGANTAEIAVLTGASEMPWSIAKPLFERQIEFNYLEEELLAASCTIEDGLIRIAGYAYKAVLIENTDAFKPEGLRLLAEFVSQGGAVIALPEAGRPGSEHAKSWRFVQRAEDIPAVLDELALAEPLLEPACAAVRISRVKKGGTLFYCIVNEGEDEYTGSLRIPAGCGAEIWQPWTGETFAARSPEAACGTSAAEQLADRSEAERNAGSPIALRLQRRECLIVAADPALAAPADSAAESGEFPKIIPLQLQWHVSGGPLSGGPRPALSSWAEWEGMEHFSGTLVYESRFDFPAEAVEAGGPEGGAPSVGGYRDGGGEAQIGSRPVRLDLGDTGEIARVAVNGRDAGVRMWKPYVFDVSPFLQAGANELRIEVTNSLANRYDGQRLPSGLLGPVTLQTGGG comes from the coding sequence ATGATTGATCAGTGGAGAAAGCAATTTGAAGCGCCTGCGGCCGAATTCGGGCCGATGCCGTTCTGGTTCTGGAACGACGAGCTGTCGAAAGAAGAGCTGATCCGGCAAATCCGCGAGTTTCATGCGAAGGAAGTGACCGGCTTCGTGCTCCATCCGCGCATGGGACTTCCGCGCTCGATGCCGTATATGTCGGAGGCATATCTGGAGCTGGCGGAAGCGGCGGTTGCGGAAGCGGCGCGTCTCGGCATGTCGGTTATTCTGTACGACGAGGGCATGTATCCGTCCGGCGCGGCGAACGGCCTCGTCGTGAAGCAAAATCCCGCATTTGCCAGCCGGGGACTGGCGATGCGGGAATTTCCGTGCCAAGCCGGTCCGGCGGTGGTCCCGGTCGGGCTGGAGCCGGACGAGGAGCTGGTCTCGATGCTGGCGTACCGCAAGCTCCCGGACGGCTCCGTCGTTCCGGATTCGGTAACGGTGCTCGATTGGCGGGCGGCGTTATCGCCGGGCGGAGGCGGCGGAAGCGTGCCGTTCCGGGCGCCGGACGGGGACGGCTGGTTCGCGGCCGTCTTCGTCGATACGCCGTCCGGCGGCACGATCCGCGGCATTCACCCCGGGCAGGACGACGGGGAGCCGGATGCGCCGAGGGCAGCGGACCTGCTGAACGAAGAAGCGATGCGGACGTTCATCGCGCTGACGCACGACGCTTATTACGAGCGGCTTCGCGATTATTTCGGCGGGACGGTCATTGCCATGTTCACCGACGAGCCGGACCTGCTCGGCCGGCGGCATAAGCGGGGCCTGCGGCCGTGGACGCGCGGATTCCTCGCCGAGTATACGGCCGCCGGAGGCGGCGAGCGGGATTTGCCTGCTCTGTGGCTTGAAGCCGGGGCCGGCACGGCCGGTATCCGCGGCCGATTCGAGGACGCGGTGCGCGCGAGGCTCACGCGCACGTATTACCGGCCGCTCGCGCAGTGGTGCGAGGCGCACGGCATCGCGCTGACCGGCCATCCGGCGGGCAGCGGGGACATCGGGCTGCTGGAGCATTTTCATATCCCGGGGCAGGACGTCGTCTGGCGGTGGATCGCCCCCGAAGACGGCAAAGCGCTGGACGGGCCTCACACCGTGCTGGCCAAATGCGCTTCCGATGCGGCGCGCCACCGGGGGCGGCGCCGCAATTTGAACGAGTGCTTCGGCGTCTGCGGGAAGGAAAGCGGCTGGGCGCTGACGGCGGACAATATGAAGTGGTACCTGGACTGGCTGTTCGTCCGGGGAACGAACCTGATCGTTCCGCACGCCTTCTATTATTCGATCCGCGGGGAACGCAGGGACGAGCGTCCGCCGGATGTCGGGCCGAACAATATCTGGTGGCCTCATTACGAGCAGTTCGCACGGTATATCAAGCGGATGAGCTGGCTGATGACGGACGGCGCGAATACGGCGGAAATTGCGGTGCTGACGGGTGCCTCGGAAATGCCGTGGAGCATCGCGAAGCCGCTCTTCGAACGCCAGATCGAATTCAACTATCTGGAGGAAGAGCTGCTGGCCGCATCCTGCACGATCGAAGACGGGCTCATCCGGATTGCCGGCTATGCGTATAAGGCTGTGCTGATTGAGAATACGGACGCCTTCAAGCCCGAGGGTCTGCGGCTGCTTGCCGAGTTCGTATCCCAAGGCGGAGCGGTAATCGCGCTGCCGGAAGCCGGACGTCCCGGATCGGAGCATGCGAAGAGCTGGCGCTTTGTGCAGCGGGCCGAGGATATCCCCGCCGTGCTGGATGAACTCGCGCTGGCTGAGCCGCTGCTCGAACCGGCCTGCGCAGCCGTTCGCATCAGCAGGGTGAAGAAAGGCGGCACTCTGTTCTATTGCATCGTGAACGAAGGCGAGGACGAATACACCGGCAGCCTGCGCATCCCGGCCGGCTGCGGCGCGGAAATCTGGCAGCCGTGGACGGGAGAGACCTTTGCGGCGCGGAGCCCGGAAGCGGCATGCGGCACATCCGCTGCAGAGCAGCTCGCCGATCGTTCCGAAGCGGAGCGGAACGCGGGCAGCCCGATTGCGCTTCGCCTGCAGCGCAGAGAATGCCTGATCGTCGCCGCCGATCCGGCACTTGCGGCGCCGGCGGATTCGGCGGCGGAGAGCGGGGAGTTCCCCAAGATCATCCCGCTGCAGCTTCAGTGGCACGTTAGCGGAGGGCCGCTGTCAGGCGGACCGCGCCCGGCGCTTTCATCCTGGGCGGAATGGGAAGGGATGGAGCATTTCTCCGGCACGCTCGTGTACGAAAGCCGCTTCGATTTTCCCGCCGAAGCGGTTGAAGCGGGCGGCCCGGAAGGCGGAGCCCCGTCCGTCGGCGGATATCGCGACGGCGGCGGCGAAGCGCAGATCGGCAGCCGGCCCGTCCGGCTCGACCTCGGCGACACGGGCGAAATCGCCCGAGTCGCGGTGAACGGCCGCGATGCGGGCGTCCGGATGTGGAAGCCGTACGTCTTCGACGTCAGCCCGTTCCTGCAGGCAGGCGCGAACGAGCTGCGGATCGAGGTGACGAACAGCCTGGCGAACCGTTACGACGGTCAGCGGCTGCCTTCGGGGCTGCTCGGTCCTGTAACGCTGCAAACGGGCGGCGGCTGA